A stretch of DNA from Paenibacillus sp. FSL W8-0186:
CGCTGGAAGGTTATGTTATCGGCAAAGCCAGCAGGCCTGGCGATATTAAAGGCGATTCACGGGCGATTGCGGAGGCGCAGTGGTTAAACCGCGAGTTGAAGAAAAAGGCCGGTTGTTAAAGGAAAACAAGTGATCAGGGTTTAACTCTTGTAAATTGGGCTCCAGCGGGGTAGAAGCGCTTGGGCCGGCGGTATTAGCACCGCGCGAGGCTCCCGGCGCGCGGTGCTTGGCGTTCCGAAATTCGGCCGAGTGGCGTTCTCGCATTATACAGACTTAACATTGCAGGATTATGATAAGCGTATGGTTAATTATATTTTGTGAAAGTACACAGAAGAGAAGCTTACAAGGGGCAAGTGCAAGCATAACAGAGAGAACGCAGGGAGGACGGGTATAATATGACCAAAGTGATTAATTTTGCGCATCGGGGCGCGGCGGGCCATTGTCCCGAAAATACGATGATCGCTTTCAAACGTGCTTTGGAGCTAGGGGCGACTGGGATCGAGACGGATGTACAAATGACGAAGGACGGGCATCCGGTGCTGATTCACGACGAGACACTGCATCGCACGGCAGGTTCTCCGGAGTGGGTCAAGGATGTCACGCTGGCGGAGCTGTCAACGAAGGAGGCGGGGTCGTGGTTTCACGAAGATTACTGCGGAGAGAGAATCCCGACACTGGAGCAGTTGCTCGAGCTTGTTGAGCCGCGCGACACGATCATTAATTTGGAACTGAAAAATGGGGTTGTCCAATATCCAGGACTTGAGAGCAAAGTAATAGACATGGTTCGCCGTTTCGGATTGTCCGAGCGCGTGATTATTTCCAGCTTCAATCACTATTCGCTTGTGGAGTGCAAGCGGATCGCTCCAGAAATTCGCACCGGGATTTTGTATATGGAAGGGCTGTACGAGCCATGGGAATATGCGAAGCGCATCGGTGCGGACGCCTTGCACGCCTTCCAGTACGCCGTCATTCCCGAGTTTGTCGCCGCGGCTTCGGAGCAGGGCATACCGTATCATCCGTTCACGGTTAATGAGCGGGCCGAAATGCAAGCGTTGATCCGTGCAGGCGTTGGCGGGATCATTACGGATTATCCCGACCGTTTGGCCGAGCTTCTGACGGCTGAAGGGGGTTAATGGGATGAGAAAAACGTGGCTGCTCGGTCTCGGCTTCCTCAGCATCAGCATGACGTGGGCGCTGTATAATGCGTTTGTGCCGCTTTTCTTGGCCAACTATTTAAAAAGCGCTGCCATGATCGGCTTCATGATGACGATCGATAATTATTTTGCCATGTTCCTGCAGCCGTGGATCGGTCACCGCAGCGATAAGACGCGCAGCAAATATGGGAGGCGGATGCCTTATTTGCTGATCGGCATGCCGCTTGGCGCCGTGTTTGCCACGTTGATCCCGCTACATACCGGTTTTGTTGCCTTAGTGCTGTTTATGGTGCTGATGAACCTTTCCATGAGCATCTTCCGTTCACCTACGGTGGCGCTCATGCCGGACATTACGCCGGAGAACAGCCGTACCCAAGCGAATGGAATTATTAATTTCATGGGCGGTCTCGGCTCGATTCTAGCTTTTGGCCTTGGCGCGCCGCTATACAAGCAGGCTCCGTATTTACCGTTTCTGTGTGCCGGGCTGGTTATGCTGTTTTCTCTAGTCATCCTGAAGAGCTTCATTAAGGAGCCCATAGCTCTGACAGGTTATGGCGACGGCAGCAGTAATCCGTTCCAGACCGAGAGGGAGACCCGCAGCCCGATACGAATCAAAGATCAGTTCGACCGCACGACATTGTTCATTTTAGGAGCGATCTTTTTCTGGTTCGTTGCTTATCAAGGGGTGGAAGCGCTGTTTACGCTCTATGGGACAAAATATATCGGCATGAGCGACAACGACGCGGCCTTCTCACTAACGTTCTTCTCCCTGGCATTTCTGGCATTTGCGCTGCCCAGCGGATGGCTTGGCGCCAAATACGGCAAGAAGAGAATCATTGCGCTTGGCGTGCTGGGCTTGTTCGTCATTTTCGGCTCGATCGTCTTCGTAAAGTCTGTGCTCCTCCTTCGAGTGCTGCTGGTCGTCGGCGGGTTGTTCTGGGCCTGCATCAACATTAACTCGTACCCGTGGATCGTGGCGACGGGGCGGGAGGAGAGCATCGGGACGCGAACCGGGATTTATTACTTCGTTTCCTCGCTGGCAGCCATCAGTTCCCCGCCTGTGCTCGGCTGGATCATCGATATGTTCGGTTATCCGGCGCTATTCGCCAGCGCTTCGCTCGGGATGCTGCTGGCCGCGCTCTGCTTGATTGGCGCAAGGAATGACAACCGCTCCGCAGGTACGGGAGCCATCGACCAGGCTCCGCCGGCGATTCAATAGCTTTTAGGACATGAAAAAACTCGGCGCCAGCGTCATTTGACGTAAGCGTCCGAGTTTTTTGAGTTTCTTGCACCTAGAGATTTAGGCGGATTTCTTCCTGCCGCTAATCGCAAGGCCTAAGGCAATTAACGAGATCAACAGGGCGGCCGACGCCAGCACGATAGTCCATGTGCTGGCAGAGCTTGCGCTTTCTGCAGCTTCCGACACAGCTGCAGCGCTAGTCTCGGCAGCGTCGGTGCTGCTGTGTCCCGCTGTATTTTCAGCGGCATTTTCTGCTTGCCCGGCGTTGCCGCTGGTGGCTTGATCCTGGTCGTGATCGTGGCTGTGCGAGTGGCTCGCGCTGTCTGCGGCGGAACCGGCATCTGGGCTTGAAGAGACTGTGGTGATGGAATGCGGCTTCTCGCTGCCTTCATCCCCTGTCCACTCGACAATGCTGCCATCGCTATAGTACTGGTAAGCATCCCATGCCAATTCGGCATCGCTGTCTGGATTTTTGGCGACGAAATCAAACTGTTGGAACTCGCCAGGCTTAATGCCCTCGCCCTCTGACGTCCAGGTGACGACAGTAACTTTACCCGAGCTGTCTTTCGTTAGCTCTACCTTCCAGTCCGGAATGGCGCGGTATTGCTTGAAATCCAGGCCTTCGGGAATTTTCAGGGACACTTTGACCGTAGGAATGTCTTTCTCAACGGGAACCTTGATCGTGTAAGTCTCCCAGGCTCCGGGAGCTGTGGTGCCCGGTTTGACGGTGACGTGCGCGCTGGCGATGCTGGCAAACAGCAGCAGGCATGCGGCCAAGGCCGGAGCCAGAGCTATTGCTTTTGTAAGCATGGCGGAAAAGGATTGAATTTTTTGTTTCATAACGCTGAAAATCTCCTTTGCAAATTTTTATTTATAGTGAAGTTAGAAATCACTTGCTGCCGACTTGAAAGGTGAAGCTGCAATCAACCGTATCCAGCGATGACAACAGAATATGAACGTGAAGCCTCCAACTGCCGCCCATCGTCACGATCGTATTTCCGCTTAGCGGGATAGAACCGTTCTTTCCTGGGATTGCAAGTTCGATCGTTCCCATGTCCATGTCGAGGGAGGTTAGTGTTAGCGTAATTTGCTCGATGCCGTTTAGCGGTTTCTGCTCGCGATCCAGGGCGGTCACCTCAATACGGTTCTCGCCGACGGTATTCGGCGATACTTGTACAGAGATGTGGTAGCCGTCCGCGGTCACGGCTTTCAACTGAATCGGACCCGGGCTGGACAGAGCCGTCGGCATATTCGATAAAATTGCAGCCAGAACGAGCACGATCAATCCGGTCACGAATTCGATCCACACCCCACGGCCCAAGGGCCGGGTCCGCCTGCGGCCGCGCATGAACGCGGAAAGGCCAAGAGCCAGCATAACCAGCGTCAGTCCGCTCTTAGCAAGGAGGATGAGCCCGTAATTACTGTGCAGCAGCGCATACCATGTAGGTATATGGAGCATACCGGCGTAGACCCCTGAACAGAGCAGCATAGCAACGCAGCCTGCAGCGAGAATAGAGAAGCGGCGGATAGCCTCCCAATATAATTGACTCCTGGAGCCGGATGAGCTTCGCGTTGCTTCTGCGGCAGCAGGCAGCAGTAAAGCGAGCGAGAGCAGCCCTCCCAGCCATAGGAAGGAGGAAGCCTGGTGCAGGAAGTTCATGGCAATGGCCATACTTCTTCCGCTCGCGGCCGCGGCATGGCCGATAAACGATTTGGCGAGCAGAATGCCAAGAGTGGTCAAGAGTGCGGCCGCCGCGGTCAGGTCCGCTGCCAAGCGGCTTTGTTTTTTCGTAAAAATAATAAGTGCGGCGGTCAGTCCGGCCAGCATGAGCAGCAGTATCATTTCGGCAGTCCAGGCCTTACCGAATGAAGTAAGGCTGAGCGTGTCCTTGATCCATGCCGGGTTCCAAGCTTGGCTCCACGGAACTCCGGCATCGCTCGCCGCCTGCTGCGGCAGGCTCAGCCCGATTCCGGCTGCAGCCAGGAGGAGAGATAGAATGAGAAGCTGTTTGCTTCGCTGCCACACCGGCGACTTTGCCAAAGCATAAGGATGATTCTGGAGTCGTCGGGCAGCAGATTCAGCATTGGAGCTGCGTTGCGGCAAGAGCAGCAAATGAAAGAGAAGCACGCCTATATATATGGCTAAGCCGCTATATTGGAGCCAGCGAAGAAGAAGGAGGCTAAGCTTGGGCCAATCCTGTCCTTGGCTACTGCCGGGTTGATTCGCATCCGCAGGATTGTGGGCGGCTGCTGCGGCATCCCCGATGATAAAAGGGAATGTTCCGGTAACCGTATGGCCATCGCTGGACAGCACTTTGTAATTTACGGTATAAATTCCGTCCGGCAGCTCAGGCTTCAGATCCGCGATTAATCT
This window harbors:
- a CDS encoding glycerophosphodiester phosphodiesterase, which encodes MTKVINFAHRGAAGHCPENTMIAFKRALELGATGIETDVQMTKDGHPVLIHDETLHRTAGSPEWVKDVTLAELSTKEAGSWFHEDYCGERIPTLEQLLELVEPRDTIINLELKNGVVQYPGLESKVIDMVRRFGLSERVIISSFNHYSLVECKRIAPEIRTGILYMEGLYEPWEYAKRIGADALHAFQYAVIPEFVAAASEQGIPYHPFTVNERAEMQALIRAGVGGIITDYPDRLAELLTAEGG
- a CDS encoding SLC45 family MFS transporter, translating into MRKTWLLGLGFLSISMTWALYNAFVPLFLANYLKSAAMIGFMMTIDNYFAMFLQPWIGHRSDKTRSKYGRRMPYLLIGMPLGAVFATLIPLHTGFVALVLFMVLMNLSMSIFRSPTVALMPDITPENSRTQANGIINFMGGLGSILAFGLGAPLYKQAPYLPFLCAGLVMLFSLVILKSFIKEPIALTGYGDGSSNPFQTERETRSPIRIKDQFDRTTLFILGAIFFWFVAYQGVEALFTLYGTKYIGMSDNDAAFSLTFFSLAFLAFALPSGWLGAKYGKKRIIALGVLGLFVIFGSIVFVKSVLLLRVLLVVGGLFWACININSYPWIVATGREESIGTRTGIYYFVSSLAAISSPPVLGWIIDMFGYPALFASASLGMLLAALCLIGARNDNRSAGTGAIDQAPPAIQ
- a CDS encoding YcnI family protein, which gives rise to MKQKIQSFSAMLTKAIALAPALAACLLLFASIASAHVTVKPGTTAPGAWETYTIKVPVEKDIPTVKVSLKIPEGLDFKQYRAIPDWKVELTKDSSGKVTVVTWTSEGEGIKPGEFQQFDFVAKNPDSDAELAWDAYQYYSDGSIVEWTGDEGSEKPHSITTVSSSPDAGSAADSASHSHSHDHDQDQATSGNAGQAENAAENTAGHSSTDAAETSAAAVSEAAESASSASTWTIVLASAALLISLIALGLAISGRKKSA
- a CDS encoding copper resistance protein CopC; this translates as MKKRHAAKALIALTLYCLLFSLPASVSAHAYVVASSPGENEVLEEAPAQVSITFNEPIEQAFHSIQVTDSSGQQATAGESRMDDANSARLIADLKPELPDGIYTVNYKVLSSDGHTVTGTFPFIIGDAAAAAHNPADANQPGSSQGQDWPKLSLLLLRWLQYSGLAIYIGVLLFHLLLLPQRSSNAESAARRLQNHPYALAKSPVWQRSKQLLILSLLLAAAGIGLSLPQQAASDAGVPWSQAWNPAWIKDTLSLTSFGKAWTAEMILLLMLAGLTAALIIFTKKQSRLAADLTAAAALLTTLGILLAKSFIGHAAAASGRSMAIAMNFLHQASSFLWLGGLLSLALLLPAAAEATRSSSGSRSQLYWEAIRRFSILAAGCVAMLLCSGVYAGMLHIPTWYALLHSNYGLILLAKSGLTLVMLALGLSAFMRGRRRTRPLGRGVWIEFVTGLIVLVLAAILSNMPTALSSPGPIQLKAVTADGYHISVQVSPNTVGENRIEVTALDREQKPLNGIEQITLTLTSLDMDMGTIELAIPGKNGSIPLSGNTIVTMGGSWRLHVHILLSSLDTVDCSFTFQVGSK